TGGTGGTGGCGTTCCCCATCGCGTTGGGGCTGGAGCGGCTGGTGTTGCCGTGGGCGCTGCGGGAGCAGGACGCGCATCCGGAGGTGGCGCCAGCGGGCTCGGGCCCCTTCTGGCCGCGGCAGTCGTGGTTCCTGCCGTTCACGTTCCTGTCCACCATCTTCGCCACGGTGGTGCTGAGCGCGTGCGTGGTGGGGGTGAAGCTCCTGAACGTGCGCAACCTGCTGAAGGAGGCGCTGCTGGCGGATGGCGCGACGCAGGCCGCGGCCCGGTTGGATGACGTGGGCAGCTCGCTGTTCGCGGACCTGGGCTTCGCGCTGCCCTGGGTGGGCGCGTTGGTGTTCGTCCTGCCAGCCTTCACCACGTGGATGCTGGCGAGGCGGCAGGCGGCGAGCGCGGGCGCGGTGCACGGGGCCATCTCCGGCCTGGCGTCCGGGCGGATCCGCTCGCCGCGCTGGGTGTCCACGGACGAGATGGGCGACCTGGCGTCGGGAATGATGGGGGTGCTGTCCCGGCTGCGGAGGTTTCCCCGGCTCCTCCAGACCTCCGCGCAGCGGCTGGGGCAGGCGGGAACGGAGCTGCGCTTGTCGAACGAAGAACAGCAGCAGGGCCTCACCCGCCAGGCCGCGGCGCTGCACGAGGCGCAGGTGACGTCGGAGGAGCTGCGGCGGGCGTCGCGCATCGCGTCTGACTCCGCGGAGGAGGTCCTGCGCGTGGCCCGCAGCGCGGAGGCGCTGGGACAGCAGGGCGAGGCCGCGGTGGTCTCGAGCCTGGAGGGGCTGGCGGTCATCCGGAGCGCGGTGGCCGGCGTCCAGCAGCGGCTGTCACGTTTGGAGGAGAGCACGGTCCAGATTGGAGAGATCACCGGCGCGGTGAAGGACCTGGCGGACCAGTCCCACCTGCTCGCCGTCAACGCGGCCATCGAGGCGGCGCGCTCGGGCGAGGCGGGGCGGGGCTTCGCGGTGGTGGCGAAGGAGATGCGAGGGCTGTCGGACCAGTCCGTCCAGGCCACCCGGCGAATCCACAAGATCCTCGCGGAGATCAGCCGGGGCATCCGCGACGCGGCATCCATGAGCGAGCAGGGCGGTCTCCAGGTGGCCGCCGGGTTGGACCAGATGCGCGCCTCCGGCGAGTCCCTGCGCGCGCTGTCGCACAGCTCGCAGGAGAGCTCCGAGGCGGCGCGGAAGATCGCCAACGCGGTGACGCGACAGAACGCCGCCTTCGCGCAGATCGCCACCGCCATCGCGGACCTGTCGCAGTTGATGGACGGCACCCTGCACCGGCTGTCCTCCACGCAGGAGGCCACGCGGACGCTGCAGGTCGTCTCCGGAGAGGTGGGGCAGATGGCGCTGCAGTTCGACGTCCAGGAAGCGGAGTCCGTCAGCGTGCCGGTGCCGCCCCAGCTTCGGGAGCAGGGCAGGGCAGCGACAGGGTGAAGACGGTCTCGCCCGGCGTGGAGCGCAGGGAGAGCTCTCCGCCGTGGGCGCGGACGATTTTGCGCGCGAGCGGCAGGCCCAGCCCGGTGCCCTGCTCGCGGGTGGTGAAGAAGGGCTCGAAGATGCGCTCGCGCTCGGCCTCGGGCACGCCCGGGCCCGAGTCCTGGACGTCGATGGCATAGCGCCCGTCGCGCACCTCGCCGCGGATCCGCACGTGGCTCCCGGCGGGCGCGGCCTGCACGGCGTTCTTCACCAGGTTCACGAGCGCGGCGGTCAGCAGGCTGCCATCCGCCTCCAGGTGCGCGGGCGCGGCGGCCACGTCCAGGGCCACGCCCTTGGTGTGCGCCTCCGCGGAGAGCAGCTCGCACGCATTGGAGACCAGGTCGGGCGCTTCCATGGGCGCGCGCGCCAGCGGCTGTTCGCGGGCGAAGGCGAGGAAGTCCTCGACGATGCGCTGGAGGTAGGCGACCTCGCGCTGGATGCGGTCCACGTGGCTGTTCGCGTCCGCGTGGGCGCCCGCGCGCAGGTCCTCCTGCAAGAGGCCTGAGAAGAGCGCGATGCCGCCCAGCGGGTTGCGCACCTCGTGGGCCACGCCCGCGAGCATGAGCTTGAGTTGCCGATCCCTGCTCTCCAACGCGCCGCGCATGACTTCCAGTTCGCGCGCGAGCACGCCGATTTCGCGGGTGGGCTCCGGCGGCACGGGCGTGGCCAGGTCCCCCCGGCCGATTCGCAGCGCGGAGTCCATCAGCCGCCGCAGCGGGCGGGCCAGGCCCCGGGCGGTGATGACGGCGATGAGGGCGAGCGCGACAAGCGCCACGGCGCTGGCCATGACGAAGGTGCGCCACAGCCGCCGCAGCGGTCCGAAGAAGGCCGCGCTGCCCTCCACGCCGATGGCACCCACCACCTGTCCATCCTGGACCACGGGGGCGTAGCCCGTCTTGTAGAGCAGCCCGTCGGAGCCGGTGAAGAGCACCTGGCTGGCGGCGCGCTTGCCGGCGAGGACGCGCGTCAACTCCAGCCGGTCGCGCGCGAGGTCTGGCAGCTCGGTGCCCACGGGCAGGTTGCCGCCCGCGTCCGCGCGCATGCGCCCCCGCGCGTCCACGGCGTAGACCCGGCGCACGCCGCTCGCGGTGCGCACGCCGTCCAAGAGGCGCACGAGGGCGCGCCAGGTGCGGGTGCCGGACACGTCGTCGCCGGGCTCGATGGTGAGCATGCGCTCGCCGCTGACCTGGCTGGCGGTGGCGGCGGCGAGCGCGGACAGGCTCGCGCCCAGCTCGTCCTCCAGGCTCGCGCGGGCCAGCGCGTACACGGAAGCGCCCGCGACCGACAGGAAGAGCAGGGTGGGCAGGAGGAACGCCAACAGCAGCCGCGCGGACAGCGAGCCCAGCGCGTCCCGCAGACGGGAGGAATGGGGGCGATGCGTCATCCGGGAGGTGCTCCTGGCACCCCCGCATCAAACGGCATGCCCCCGTCCGTGGCCAGTCCTCGTTCCGCGTTCCGGAAAGCCGCGCGGAATCCCCCAGAGGAGGGATGGCGTGGGCCGCTGGGGATGTCTTGGATGGGACACGCGTAGGGTCCCGTGCGTCAGGAAGTGGCTCACGAAACACGTCAGACACGACTGGTAGATGTGATGAGTGATTGAGGGGGCGTGTCATGCTGACAGGATGGCTGGGACGATTCAGCGCGGGGCTGGTGGGGGTCCTGTCGCTCACGGCCTGCGGGACGCCGGGCTCCCGGACCCTGCCGGTGGGGATGCACGGCTACGGGCGCTATCACAGTGCATCCCCGGCTTCGTTCACGCGTGACCCCGCGTGGGGCGGCGCGGGTCCGAGCGGCACCGTCGGAGGAGAGGAATTGGGTCGCTACCTCGCGTTCATCCGTGAGAAGCGAGCCGCGTTGAAGCAGCCCGCCGTGATGGAGACGGAGCGTCAGGTGGGCCATGCCGCGCTCAATGACCTGATGCTCTGGGCGTCCGCGCGGACGGAGGAGGAGCTCTCGAAGGACGAGCCGCTGGAGGTGTACCTGCGGCTGAAGGCGAAGCACGCCCAGGCCCTGCTGGAGGACGGCAAGCGGTCCGCGCGGGCGGAGGCGAAGCTGGAGGAGTTCCATCTCTGGGCGGATGCGCGCCGTCAGGTCCTGGCGGATGCGCACTTCCGCCGGCTCGGGAGTGACGGGCTGCTCACCGAGAGCGCGCTCTACGAGGAGACGCAGCTGGCACTGGTGGATGCGGTGCTGGACTGGGCGTTCACGCACATGGAGGACCCGGACTTCCCGCGCAAGAGCCCCAGTGAGGTGGCGCTCTACCTGCTGGCGCGTGACAGCTTGCTGGCGTCCGCGGTGGAGGCGGGCCGCTTCGCGCCGCCGGTCTGGGACCCGGCGCGTGATCCTCCGGGCATTCCGCCCGAAGAACTGGTGCTGGAGATCGCCCTGGGGCTGCTGCCCGTCACCGGAGAGGTGGCGGACGTGGGCGGCGTGGTGCTGGGGAAGAGTCTCCTGGGGTATCCGCTGACGGACGGAGAGCGGCTGCTGTGCGCGGTGAGCGTGGCGCTGCCGGTGGTGTCGGGGCGCCTGCTGTCGGAAGGCGCGCAGGGGGCGGAGCGCGTCGCGCTGCTCACGGGCCGGAGCCTGCGCGAGGTGCAGGTGTTGCAGCGGGTGGTGCAGCACCTGTCGCCGCAGGAGGCCCAGGAGCTTCGCCAGGTGCTGCGCGCGGCGGGACGCGGCGAGTCCGTGTCCGTGGAGGACGTGGAGAAGCTGCGGGCCCTGGCGAAGCGGTTGGAGGCGCCGCTCGCGGAGGCGGGGCGCGTGCTGGCCCGGGGCAAGCGCGTGGCACTGGTGGGCTCACGGGCGACGGCGGAGGGCGCGCGGCTGGTGCCGGGCAGCGCGGAGCACCTGGCGCAGGCGTGGGTGGACTACCAGTTCCGTCACCCGGAGAAGTACCGGAGCTTCAAGTACGCCGTCGATCCGGAGTGGGAGCGGCTCTACCAGACGGTCATCCAGAACAAGGGCGCGGGCAGTGCGTTCGAACAGTCCGTGCTCCAGAGCCGGAAGCTGCCGAAGAACACGGTCCTGCTGTTGCCCCCACCGGGCAGCAAGGCCCAGGGCTTCGTTCCGGATGCCGTGACGGGGCACAAGGGAGACCTCGTCTGGGGCAGCGCCTACGACTTCGTCGAGGTGAAGGGCCGCAAGGAACTGGCGCTCACGGGGAACATCAAGGCCATGATTAAGTACGTCCAGCAATACGGTGGCTCTCTCGAACTCTGGATCCGTTCCGCCAAACATCCCGAAGGGGCGACGCGGTTGACCGGGCCACTTCAGGCGGAACTTGAAGGCCTCAGGCGGTCGGGCCAGGTCAACATCCAGCCCTTCCCTTGAAAGCTGCTCATGGCGCTGCGCTATCTGAAAACCCGCTGGTCACTTCTCCCTGGGGTTCCATCAACGAGCACCATTCGCGAACTCCTCCGACGATTCTTCACGGAGGGCCGCTGGTTCCAACCTGTGCGCTACGGGAGCGTCGGAGTGGATGAGCAGTGTGAGCCCGGTTCGTTCGACCTGGATGCGCTCGCGGCCTACTACGACGAATCCAAGCGCTTCTTTATCGGGGCGAAGACGGATCGGGACTTCATCCATTTCTCCCCCGAACGCCACGGGAAGTACCCCTTCATCGGTTCATTCAGCTGGTACACATCGGTTGTGGAAGCCCGCAAGGCTCAATGGCGCGAGGCCCACCTGCGGCAGGTCGTCGAAATCATGCACCTGCTGGGCTCGCCCCTTGCCCAGTCTGGTCTCGATGACGATTTCCAGCGCAAGCGCGACCGGATCGAGCCCAACGAAGATGGCTTCGGCTCCAAGCTTGTCTTCAACCTGCGCGACTACAGCGAAGGCCTGGACGGCCTCTACTGGCGCAACATCTTCGGCGCCCCCTTCGTGGACCTCT
This DNA window, taken from Corallococcus coralloides DSM 2259, encodes the following:
- a CDS encoding methyl-accepting chemotaxis protein; protein product: MNETEDIRELAWRGMWLFLRWVLPPSIVCAYLIAMAMGLSSQEGVLVTATVLPFIVLVFGLLHPYVTLRWLAGQALRLRPGDGPGDRLRRVLELPWRSMVFTTCAAWTLGGFFFSLPVCLWFGKDWFRLGLGTLIAFCFGVVVAFPIALGLERLVLPWALREQDAHPEVAPAGSGPFWPRQSWFLPFTFLSTIFATVVLSACVVGVKLLNVRNLLKEALLADGATQAAARLDDVGSSLFADLGFALPWVGALVFVLPAFTTWMLARRQAASAGAVHGAISGLASGRIRSPRWVSTDEMGDLASGMMGVLSRLRRFPRLLQTSAQRLGQAGTELRLSNEEQQQGLTRQAAALHEAQVTSEELRRASRIASDSAEEVLRVARSAEALGQQGEAAVVSSLEGLAVIRSAVAGVQQRLSRLEESTVQIGEITGAVKDLADQSHLLAVNAAIEAARSGEAGRGFAVVAKEMRGLSDQSVQATRRIHKILAEISRGIRDAASMSEQGGLQVAAGLDQMRASGESLRALSHSSQESSEAARKIANAVTRQNAAFAQIATAIADLSQLMDGTLHRLSSTQEATRTLQVVSGEVGQMALQFDVQEAESVSVPVPPQLREQGRAATG
- a CDS encoding sensor histidine kinase encodes the protein MTHRPHSSRLRDALGSLSARLLLAFLLPTLLFLSVAGASVYALARASLEDELGASLSALAAATASQVSGERMLTIEPGDDVSGTRTWRALVRLLDGVRTASGVRRVYAVDARGRMRADAGGNLPVGTELPDLARDRLELTRVLAGKRAASQVLFTGSDGLLYKTGYAPVVQDGQVVGAIGVEGSAAFFGPLRRLWRTFVMASAVALVALALIAVITARGLARPLRRLMDSALRIGRGDLATPVPPEPTREIGVLARELEVMRGALESRDRQLKLMLAGVAHEVRNPLGGIALFSGLLQEDLRAGAHADANSHVDRIQREVAYLQRIVEDFLAFAREQPLARAPMEAPDLVSNACELLSAEAHTKGVALDVAAAPAHLEADGSLLTAALVNLVKNAVQAAPAGSHVRIRGEVRDGRYAIDVQDSGPGVPEAERERIFEPFFTTREQGTGLGLPLARKIVRAHGGELSLRSTPGETVFTLSLPCPAPEAGAAPAR